The genome window TTGTCGATAGCTATACGCGTAGCATGGGCGCAATTCCTGCCCCGCTGAATTATCGCGGTTTTCCCAAAAGTGTCTGTGTGTCGATCAATGAAGTGATTTGCCATGGTATTCCCGGCGATCGCGTCCTGAAAGATGGCGATATTGTTAATGTGGATGTGACGCCTATTCTGGGCGGGTATTATGCCGATGGAAATAAAACCTTTTATTGCGGTCAGGTGAGCGACGAGGCGCGCAGACTGGTGCGGGTGACCAGAGAATGTCTGCGGCGCGCGATGAAGGTTGTGCGTCCTGGTGCAAAAATCGGAGATATTGGTTACGCCATTCAGCAGTATGCCACAGCGAATCGTTGCTCGATTGTTCGTGATTTTGTGGGTCATGGCGTCGGGCTTGATTTTCATGAACGTCCCGATGTGCCGCATTATGGTCGCAAAGGAACCGGATTGATGCTTATGAAGGGCATGACATTCACCATTGAGCCCATGATTAATTTGGGGCGTCATCATCTCTGTGTGCTGGATGACGGGTGGACGGCTGTGACCGCAGACGGTGCGCTGTCTGCCCAGTTTGAATACACGCTGGTCGTGACCGACGATGGATGTGAAAACCTGACGCCCTTTGATCTCGGCTCAGAATGAAACGACTTGTGACCGGCTCTATGCAGGAAGGGAAATCAACCTTCGCGCGTGAGGTTGTGTCACGGCTTTCCTGTCGAATACTGGGTATCTATACGCAGCTGGAGCGGGAAGAGAAAGAACCCCGTCGGGTATGGCTTCGGACGTCTTTGGGGGCGGAAGCGGAGTGCATCACATTTTCCGGAGAGAGCGGCGCGGACGATCGAATACGTGAGGCCGTGGTGCATGATGACGTTTTTAATGTGTGGCTTCCTTCGCAGTGCGCCTCGCGGATAAGCCCATTTTATTTGATCATCGATGAATTGGGAATCATGGAACAGCATTGTCCGCTTTTTGTTGCATTCGTTCAGCAATTGCTATGCGAATCGGAACACGCACTTATTGTCGTTCAGGAGCGGGCTCTGGAGTTTTGGCGAGATCAGCTCCAGTGCCTATATACTGACGAGCAGGTTTTTTACCGTGCTGATGCTCCCGCTCTGATCTCTTCCTCTATTTGTGTGTGATCGGCATGAACCTTCCCCAGTGATGTCGAGTTGTGAAAGCTTGAATCATTGTTATCGCGCCATTGCAATGTAGGTGAAATCAAGGTGTTTTTTGGTTGACGATACGGGAATAGGGGTTGACCCTGCATGATGCACTGTCATACAGTGTTGCAATTTGCTGAACACGGGTGATTTAATGACAAAACGAATCGTACAACTGCTTGCAGGATATAGTAATGGAGATGCAATTAGTAATGAGTCGCGTACGTTGCAATCGGTATTTCAATCATGGGGGTATGAAGCGCCGATTGTGTGTGAGGATAAGCGGATTTTACCTGAGCTGCGCGATAGCGCATGGAGCGTAGAGCAGTATCGTAAATCGGAGGACATGGATGACATCATACTGCTTCACCTGTCCATTGGATCGGATGTCAATGATTTGTTTGCGTTGCTGCCCCACAAAAAAAAGGCTCTTTTATATCACAATATTACACCCGCCCATTTTTTACGTAATGTGCATCGGGGATTGGCCCATGATTTAGCGTGGGGGCGTGAGCAGCTGGTGAAACTGGCTGGTGTGCCCTTGGTGTCTATGGCTGACAGCAGCTACAATGCGCAGGAGTTACACGACGCTGGTTATGGCGCGACGAATGTTTTGCCGCTGGTACTGAATTTTGATCATTTGTCGGGGTCTTTTGATGCGGAAACCTACGCGCAATATAAAGATGGATGGGTAAATATCCTGTTTGTGGGCCGGTGTGTGCCCAATAAAAAAATCGAAGATGCGCTGTTTGCTTTTCATTACTATAATCAGGAAATCAATCCCTGCTCACGCTTTATTCATGTAGGTTCATCGGCAGGAACGGAACGGTATCAGGCGTGGCTGATTACACAAATCCGACGATTGCAAATTCGCAATACGCATCTGGTGGGTACGCTGCCTCAGGCACAGCTGAATGCCGTATACAAAGCCGCAGACGTTTTTTTATGCATGAGTGAACATGAGGGGTTCTGTATTCCATTGATCGAAGCCATGCTGCATCATGTTCCAGTTCTCGCATTTGGTGCAGGTGCCATACCGGAAACCATGGACGGATGCGGAGTGGTGATACAGGAGAAGAATCTCGGAGCCGTGGCAGAAATGACACATACCCTTGTGTCAGATACGGCATTGCGTAGCTCGATTATCGATAAACAAAGTGCGAGGGTTGCCGCATATCAGAATCAGAATCCTGCCGCACTGATCAAAACCTTCCTGGCTCCTCTGCTGTAGGACGTCTGGGCGATATGATGGATACCTCACTAGAATGGGCGGGATTTCTCGCCGGCTATGGCATGATTTGGTTATTATGCATCTCGGGTATTGTGTTGTCTGCACTGTCCTTTTCAGGCACTTGGTGTGTGGTTATTGCCAGTATGTGGGCGGTATGGATGACCGGTGCGGATCATTTCCCTGGTTTGTTTGTGATCATTGCATTCATTTTGATCTCGCTGAGTGCAGAAGCCCTTGAATTCTTTTCATCGGCATGGGGAGTAAAAAAGCGAGGTGGCTCAAAGGGTGCAGGTTTTGGAGCGATGACCGGCAGTATGTTCGGATTGATCGTCGGAAGTGCTGTCATACCCATTCCACTGATAGGCAGTCTGCTGGGATTGTTTGCTGGTACATTTGTCGGTGCTTTTTCAGTGGAATACTATCGCATGAAACATACAGGAAAAGCAGCCCATATTGCATGGGGTGCTTTGGTCGCTCGAACATGTATGATCCTATTAAAACTAGTTATTACACTGGGAATGACAGCAATATTGTTGATCGGATTAATCCTAAAAACGTAAGTAGAGGCTAAATACAGCTCATAATATGCGGACATGCGTCGCAAATTCAGTATACTGAATCAGTGAACACATGTATTCGTATTTGTTTGTGATTGTTATGCGGATATTATGATACACAATTGCGGTTCACCATTTGGTTTTAAATCAGAATTAGAATTATATTACTTCCACATGATCATGATGATACGCATTAGTAGTGTCTCCTTTAGGTTAATATAAATATAAGAATATGGGTCAGACCCAATAATATTTTTATGTTGACATTGCCTACGCTTTATGGTCGAAACTTCTCTCAAGAGGGATAAATGCAATGAGGCGGAAAAGAATAAAGCGGGATAGATTGGCGTGTTATCACCTAATCACACGGGTGTGTTTTGCGGCAGATGTTGCTGGATGACGATGAGAAACTGGAATTGCGTCGCTTAATCCGATGTGTCGAGGGGTTTACGGGGGTGCGGGTTTTGACGTATGCGCTAATGACCAATCATGTGCATATTCTCGTGGAGGAACCGGATCGGAATGCTGAAGTAACTGATGGTGAGTTGGTTAAACGACTATATTGTTTATATGGATCGACGGGTACTGCGGAGATTCTGGAACGGTGGGAATTATGGACGGAACGAGGGGTGATCGATGCGGTGAGAGAGGATAAAGCGCGATACCGTCGTCGGATGCATGATATTTCTGAGTTTATGAAGCAAATTAAACAGCGGTTTGTGAGTTGGTATCACCGTAAATATGGAACGTGCGGGACGATTTGGCAGGATCGCTTTAAAAGTGTACTCGTGGAGGATGGCGCAGCGTTGCGTACGATGGCGGCATATATAGAGATGAATCCGGTGCGTGCGGGTCTCGTCGATGATCCAAAGGCCTATCGGTTTTGTGGTTTCGGGGAAGCAATGGGTGGAGTGAATCGGGCACGAAAAGGAATTAAACGCATTGCGGATGACGTTTTGTCGTCGGATGGCAACTGGGAAACTGTTTCACAAGCGTATTTCGAGCACATTTTGATGTATGAAGAGGTTCGCAACAATTGAAATCTCATCTATCTGGATCAGGATATGTTACGTGAGAAAATGAAGCACAAGGTTGTCTTGACGCATTTTGAGCGTTTGCTGTGCAGGTGCCGGTACTACACGGATGGGCAGGTGGTCGGTGGCCGTGATTTTGTGGAAGAGTTTTTTGTGGAAAATCGCGATTATTTCGGACCTCGGCGCAAGTATGGACGTAAAAGAGTTCGTGATGGGGGGGGCGATGACTTGTTTGCCATTCGAGATGTAGGGACGCACTGAAGGTGAATGCGTCTAAAATACTTATTCTTTCAGTAATGAGTCTGGTCGCAGTGATCGGTCTTGTCTGGTTACAGCTTGGAATGATTGGACATGGCGGACGAAATCATCCGTTGCGAAAGCATATGTCATGGGATGATGGCTCCATAATGCTGGCTGCAACTAATGAAACGATGCATGTATATGCACATGATGACGTGCGGGCGAGGGATGGGCTGACGGAAGGAGTCTATGTCTATGAGCAGTTGGTTCGTCTTTTTGGCGTCGTTCCGGTGATGGAGGATACGGTACACATTTATCTGGTATCACCGCAGGAGTGGGATCACCTAGTGAAGCGACTGGACGTCAGGCATGATGGACGCTCCCTTCAACTACGCTACGACATCGTGATTAAGGTTGGCGAGCAAACGACACCCTCTGTGCAGATTTCGCATGAATGGGTTCATTTCATGATGTATCGCGAAGGGTTAACTGTTCCACTTTTCTATGAAGAAGGGCTGGCGACTATGTTTGGGTGGGAGCTGGCTTTGGCATGGCATCTTTCACAGGGAACATTGCTGCAACGCGATGATTCGTTGGTAGGTGTTCACCGTATTCCGCTGGAGATATTGCAGGAGATGGATCACTATCCGGTCGATTCTCTTGATGCCCGTCTGTTTTATCAGCAGGCAGAACGGTTAACCCGGGCGGTCGCAGGATTTATAGGCACTGAATCGCTCGTTCCCTGGTTGCGAAAGATGAACAAAGAGGATAGCGATTGGCGAAAAGCTCTGCTATCTTTCAGTTCTATGGATCAAAAAAAGATGACATGGATCGATAAACACATGGGTGCAGCGGAAAACAAGGCGGAGTGACATGGCGGTTAAAACGGTAGCAAAAAACGCACAGCCAAAAGAGATCGACTGGGATCACGTTCAGGCGGTTCTTGTATGTGGAACCGATGAATACGAAATGCGAACCAAAACACGTCAGGTTGTGCAACGACTGTGCCCGCCCGAAAATCAGTCCTTTGGACTGGAGGTCATGGACGGGGCCGTACGAGTTGTATCCGAGGCGGTCGAAGTCATTCGCAAAACGGTTGATGCATTGGAATCTCTGGGTTTTCTTGGTGGCGGAAAGACCATTTGGATGAAAGACTGTTCCTTTTTGGGGCAGGACGTGCTGGGGCGTTCTGTGGAAGTCAAAGAATGGATG of Spartobacteria bacterium contains these proteins:
- a CDS encoding DUF456 domain-containing protein — its product is MMDTSLEWAGFLAGYGMIWLLCISGIVLSALSFSGTWCVVIASMWAVWMTGADHFPGLFVIIAFILISLSAEALEFFSSAWGVKKRGGSKGAGFGAMTGSMFGLIVGSAVIPIPLIGSLLGLFAGTFVGAFSVEYYRMKHTGKAAHIAWGALVARTCMILLKLVITLGMTAILLIGLILKT
- a CDS encoding glycosyltransferase, with product MTKRIVQLLAGYSNGDAISNESRTLQSVFQSWGYEAPIVCEDKRILPELRDSAWSVEQYRKSEDMDDIILLHLSIGSDVNDLFALLPHKKKALLYHNITPAHFLRNVHRGLAHDLAWGREQLVKLAGVPLVSMADSSYNAQELHDAGYGATNVLPLVLNFDHLSGSFDAETYAQYKDGWVNILFVGRCVPNKKIEDALFAFHYYNQEINPCSRFIHVGSSAGTERYQAWLITQIRRLQIRNTHLVGTLPQAQLNAVYKAADVFLCMSEHEGFCIPLIEAMLHHVPVLAFGAGAIPETMDGCGVVIQEKNLGAVAEMTHTLVSDTALRSSIIDKQSARVAAYQNQNPAALIKTFLAPLL
- the map gene encoding type I methionyl aminopeptidase; amino-acid sequence: MSDQVGRNDPCPCGSGKKYKHCCLKDPKLFGFKSSLSPAQYEKKYGIRLKTDEQIAGIRTAGLLVVDLLNKVEELITPGTTTDQINDFVDSYTRSMGAIPAPLNYRGFPKSVCVSINEVICHGIPGDRVLKDGDIVNVDVTPILGGYYADGNKTFYCGQVSDEARRLVRVTRECLRRAMKVVRPGAKIGDIGYAIQQYATANRCSIVRDFVGHGVGLDFHERPDVPHYGRKGTGLMLMKGMTFTIEPMINLGRHHLCVLDDGWTAVTADGALSAQFEYTLVVTDDGCENLTPFDLGSE